In Actinoplanes derwentensis, the following proteins share a genomic window:
- a CDS encoding Lrp/AsnC family transcriptional regulator yields the protein MQMDAVDQRIIALLVADARASYAEIGAKVSLSAPAVKRRVDRLRSSGVIKGFTAVIEPAAVGWTTEAFVELFCTGRTTPAQITVAARRHPEVVGAYTVSGQADALVHLRAADIGHLEQALEKLRAEPFVTSTRSMVVLSRLVETPTALPPSP from the coding sequence TTGCAGATGGACGCGGTCGACCAGCGAATCATTGCGCTACTCGTCGCCGATGCCCGCGCTTCGTATGCCGAGATCGGTGCCAAGGTGTCGTTGTCCGCACCGGCGGTGAAAAGGCGCGTCGATCGACTGCGCTCGTCCGGGGTCATCAAGGGATTCACGGCTGTCATCGAGCCGGCCGCCGTGGGGTGGACCACCGAGGCCTTCGTCGAGCTGTTCTGCACCGGGCGGACCACCCCGGCCCAGATCACCGTCGCCGCCCGGCGGCATCCGGAAGTCGTCGGGGCCTACACGGTCTCCGGGCAGGCCGACGCGCTGGTGCACCTGCGGGCCGCCGACATCGGGCACCTCGAACAGGCGTTGGAGAAGCTGCGGGCGGAGCCCTTCGTGACCTCCACCCGCAGCATGGTGGTGCTGTCGCGCCTCGTGGAGACGCCTACCGCGTTGCCGCCGTCTCCTTAG
- the ddaH gene encoding dimethylargininase, which translates to MSYMERLPRNRTYLMCPPQHFTVEYAINPWMDTTAAVDADLAVRQWDKLRTTLTGLGHVVHVLDPVPGLPDMVYSANGAFSVDGTVYGARFRYPQRANEAVEHRTFYQRGDDWRFVAPEHVNEGEGDFAYLPNAYGGIVLAGYGFRTDPAAHAEAQEVLGRPVISLKLVDPAFYHLDTALAALDDRHVTYYPGAFSPASQRILAQLFPDAVLADRADAEAFGLNLVSDGRHVILNTEAVAMGHKVREAGYLPVHVELSELKRGGGSVKCAVAELRA; encoded by the coding sequence ATGAGCTACATGGAGCGCTTGCCGCGAAACAGGACATACCTCATGTGTCCGCCTCAGCATTTCACGGTCGAGTACGCCATCAACCCGTGGATGGACACCACCGCCGCAGTCGACGCCGATCTCGCGGTCCGGCAGTGGGACAAGCTCCGCACCACGCTCACCGGCCTCGGCCACGTCGTGCACGTGCTCGACCCGGTGCCCGGCCTGCCGGACATGGTCTACTCCGCGAACGGCGCCTTCTCGGTGGACGGCACCGTCTACGGTGCCCGGTTCCGCTACCCACAGCGGGCGAACGAAGCGGTCGAGCACCGGACGTTCTACCAACGCGGTGACGACTGGCGTTTTGTTGCTCCGGAGCACGTGAACGAGGGTGAGGGCGACTTCGCGTACCTGCCGAACGCGTACGGCGGCATCGTCCTAGCCGGTTACGGCTTCCGCACCGACCCGGCCGCCCACGCCGAGGCGCAGGAGGTGCTGGGCCGCCCGGTGATCTCCCTCAAGCTGGTCGACCCGGCCTTCTACCACCTGGACACCGCGCTGGCCGCCCTCGATGACCGGCACGTCACCTACTACCCCGGGGCCTTCTCGCCGGCATCCCAGCGGATCCTCGCCCAGCTCTTCCCGGACGCGGTGCTCGCCGACCGGGCTGATGCCGAAGCCTTCGGCCTCAACCTGGTCAGCGACGGCCGGCACGTGATCCTCAACACTGAGGCCGTCGCGATGGGGCACAAGGTGCGGGAAGCCGGATACCTGCCGGTTCACGTCGAACTCTCCGAACTCAAACGTGGCGGCGGCAGCGTCAAATGTGCCGTAGCCGAGCTACGGGCCTGA
- a CDS encoding bacterial proteasome activator family protein — protein sequence MTADPRTTESQEDGTVIVVGPDGRPMGTINENGALIPEEPGNLIEQPAKVMRIGSMIKQLLEEVRAAPLDEASRTRLREIHQRSIKELEDGLAPELREELERLSLPFEGETPPSEAELRIAQAQLVGWLEGLFHGIQAALVAQQMAARLQLEQMRGVPGMPALPAGTMIPGKPAAGVAEASGQTGQYL from the coding sequence ATGACCGCTGACCCCCGAACTACCGAGTCCCAGGAAGACGGCACCGTCATCGTGGTGGGCCCCGACGGCCGCCCGATGGGCACGATCAACGAGAACGGTGCGCTCATCCCCGAGGAGCCCGGCAACCTCATCGAGCAGCCGGCGAAGGTCATGCGCATTGGCAGCATGATCAAGCAACTACTCGAAGAGGTGCGGGCCGCTCCACTCGACGAGGCCAGTCGCACTCGGCTGCGGGAGATTCACCAGCGTTCGATCAAGGAGCTGGAGGACGGCCTGGCCCCCGAGTTGCGCGAGGAACTGGAGCGCCTGTCCCTGCCGTTCGAGGGTGAGACCCCGCCGAGCGAGGCCGAACTGCGCATCGCCCAGGCCCAGCTGGTCGGCTGGCTGGAAGGCCTTTTCCACGGCATCCAGGCCGCCCTCGTCGCCCAGCAGATGGCCGCGCGACTCCAGCTCGAACAGATGCGCGGCGTCCCCGGCATGCCGGCCCTCCCCGCGGGCACAATGATCCCCGGTAAGCCCGCGGCAGGCGTGGCTGAGGCTTCCGGACAAACGGGTCAATACCTCTAA
- a CDS encoding peptidase inhibitor family I36 protein — translation MNKRTAIKAAIGAAAAVAGSLVVAPTAALAVYTCGAGQVCLYQDYNYKGSVSVVTEMGSGGPGYVADFRGHRYTNGVDLNDSASFVVNNTNQSIRLYEHGNFNNYKSGDWFDVAPNSQRNAPSHVNDKASSISWSPDPY, via the coding sequence ATGAACAAGCGAACCGCCATCAAGGCCGCCATCGGCGCGGCCGCCGCCGTCGCGGGATCCCTCGTGGTGGCCCCGACGGCCGCGCTGGCTGTCTACACCTGCGGGGCCGGCCAGGTCTGCCTCTACCAGGACTACAACTACAAGGGCAGCGTCTCGGTCGTGACCGAGATGGGCTCGGGCGGCCCGGGTTACGTCGCCGACTTCCGGGGCCACCGCTACACCAACGGCGTGGACCTCAACGACTCCGCGTCGTTCGTCGTCAACAACACGAACCAGTCGATCCGGCTCTACGAGCACGGCAACTTCAACAACTACAAGAGCGGCGACTGGTTCGATGTCGCCCCCAACAGCCAGCGCAACGCCCCGTCACACGTGAACGACAAGGCTTCGTCCATCAGTTGGTCGCCGGACCCGTACTGA